In Canis lupus dingo isolate Sandy chromosome 1, ASM325472v2, whole genome shotgun sequence, a single genomic region encodes these proteins:
- the TIMM50 gene encoding mitochondrial import inner membrane translocase subunit TIM50 — MAASAALALRLRSELRRGARGLCARLATPPPRTPDQATEIGSRSGTKAQAQGPQQQQRGTEGPSYAKKVALWLAGLLGAGGTVSVVYIFGNNSVDETGAKIPDEFDNDPILVQQLRRTYKYFKDYRQMIIEPTSPCLLPDPLKEPYYQPPYTLVLELTGVLLHPEWSLATGWRFKKRPGIETLFQQLAPLYEIVIFTSETGMTAFPLIDSVDPHGFISYRLFRDATRYMDGHHVKDISCLNRDPARVVVVDCKKEAFRLQPYNGVALRPWDGNSDDRVLLDLSAFLKTIALNRVEDVRTVLEHYALEDDPLEAFKQRQSRLEQEEQQRLAELSKSSKQNLFFGSLTNRLWPRSKQP, encoded by the exons ATGGCGGCCTCGGCGGCGCTGGCCTTGCGCTTGCGGAGCGAGCTGCGGCGCGGCGCGCGGGGGCTGTGCGCGAGACTGGCGACGCCGCCGCCCCGGACCCCGGACCAG GCCACGGAAATTGGGAGCCGCTCGGGCACCAAGGCCCAGGCTCAGgggccacagcagcagcagcggggCACAGAGGGTCCCAGCTACGCCAAAAAAGTCGCACTCTGGCTGGCTGGGCTGCTCGGGGCCGGTGGGACTGTGAGCGTCGTCTATATCTTTG GAAACAACTCTGTGGATGAAACTGGTGCCaag ATTCCTGATGAATTCGACAATG ATCCAATTCTGGTACAGCAGTTGCGCCGCACATACAAATATTTCAAAGACTACAGACAG ATGATCATCGAGCCCACcagtccctgcctcctcccagacCCTCTAAAGGAGCCGTACTACCAGCCGCCCTACACGCTGGTCTTGGAGCTCACAGGCGTCCTCTTGCACCCTGAGTGGTCG ctggcCACCGGCTGGAGGTTTAAGAAGCGTCCAGGCATCGAAACTTTATTCCAGCAGCTTGCCCCTTTGTATGAAATCGTCATCTTTACATCAGAGACTGGCATG aCTGCATTCCCACTCATCGACAGCGTGGACCCTCATGGCTTCATCTCCTACCGCCTGTTCCGGGATGCCACAAGATACATGGATGGGCACCATGTTAAG GATATTTCATGTCTGAATCGGGACCCTGCCCGCGTAGTAGTTGTGGACTGCAAGAAGGAAGCTTTTCGCCTCCAGCCCTACAATGGCGTCGCCCTGCGGCCCTGGGACGGCAACTCTGATGACCGGGTCTTGTTGGACCTGTCTGCCTTCCTTAAGA CCATTGCGCTGAACCGAGTGGAGGATGTCAGGACCGTGTTAGAACATTACGCCCTGGAGGATGACCCACTGGAGGCTTTCAAACAGCGGCAGAGCCGGCTAGAGCAG GAAGAACAGCAGCGCCTGGCTGAGCTCTCCAAATCCAGCAAGCAGAACCTCTTCTTTGGCTCTCTTACCAACCGCTTATGGCCTCGCTCCAAACAGCCCTGA